One stretch of Podospora bellae-mahoneyi strain CBS 112042 chromosome 2, whole genome shotgun sequence DNA includes these proteins:
- the DOT5 gene encoding thioredoxin peroxidase dot5 (EggNog:ENOG503P2T2; BUSCO:EOG0926578E; COG:O) translates to MPVELRKRKAPPPPPEPPAKRATATKKAAAPKKTAAAKVKDAVKETVTKVAEAATFTNGAAAASAEKPAVGDVITLDGFGGEIALQTGDSTTLAALAEKSKKGVVLFTYPKASTPGCTRQACMFRDEYTALATESGFDIYGLSTDSPKANTTFKEKQKLPYELLCDPGATLIGAIGLKKAPKGTTRGVFVLDKAGKVLAAQAGSPEGTVKVVREIVEGLNGEEKGENGEEKKGGNGEEEEVVVEEGKKDEERAEEKKEAAAAAAVVEEEKEEELEKKEEDEKKEEEKKE, encoded by the exons ATGCCCGTCGAACTCCGCAAGCGCAaagctccccctcctccccctgagCCTCCCGCCAAAAGGGCCACCGCTACCAAGAAGGCCGCTGCCCCCAAGAAGACGGCCGCGGCAAAGGTGAAAGACGCGGTGAAGGAAACCGTCACCAAGGTCGCCGAAGCGGCCACTTTCACCAATGGCGCTGCGGCCGCCTCTGCCGAGAAGCCTGCTGTCGGTGATGTAATCACTCTTGATGGTTTCGGGGGGGAGATCGCCCTCCAAACCGGCgactccaccaccctcgccgcgCTGGCGGAAAAGTCAAAGAAGGGAGTCGTGCTGTTTACTTACCCCAAGGCTTCCACTCCTGGCT GCACCCGCCAAGCCTGCATGTTCCGCGACGAGTACACCGCCCTGGCGACCGAGTCCGGGTTTGACATTTATGGCTTGTCGACTGATTCGCCCAAGGCGAACACCACGTTCAAGGAGAAGCAAAAGCTGCCGTATGAGCTGCTCTGTGACCCCGGCGCGACGCTGATTGGGGCGATTGGGCTGAAGAAGGCGCCCAAGGGGACGACGAGGGGGGTGTTTGTTCTTGATAAGGCGGGGAAGGTGCTTGCTGCGCAGGCGGGGAGCCCCGAGGGGACGGTCAAGGTTGTGAGGGAGATTGTCGAGGGGTTGAatggggaagaaaagggggagaatggggaggagaagaaggggggaaatggggaggaggaggaggtagtggtagaagaggggaagaaagatgaggagagggcagaagagaagaaggaggcggcggcagcggcggcggtggtcgaggaggagaaggaagaggagttggagaagaaggaggaagacgagaagaaggaagaggaaaagaaggagtAA
- a CDS encoding hypothetical protein (EggNog:ENOG503P30I; COG:C), which produces MASKAVAKAAAGTVQKISTKYTVQSTGLWEKLRASLSLDANRSNGVPLNPYNRFPAPGQNDPLKYDDPVTLPAGDLADNPYWKRDARRNYPRLSVVSQAEQVALLTVGSAAAPRVELIGEEGSKALVAAQEQGKQAGLANYIESAGVEAAKRVLEATGGLPPLPSGTTMSNAEGKWDVHKYKLEEEQSYGEDYPCRTFA; this is translated from the exons atggcCTCCAAAGCGGTAGCAAAGGCTGCGGCCGGCACTGTCCAAAAGATCAGCACC AAATACACCGTCCAGTCCACCGGCCTCTGGGAGAAGCTCcgcgcctccctctccctcgacgCCAACCGCTCCAATGGcgtccccctcaacccctacAACCGCTTCCCCGCCCCCGGCCAGAACGACCCCCTCAAGTACGACGACCCCGTCACCCTCCCGGCCGGCGACCTCGCCGACAACCCGTACTGGAAGCGCGACGCCCGCCGCAACTACCCCCGTCTCTCTGTCGTCTCCCAGGCCGAGCAGGTTGCTCTCCTGACCGTCGGCTCCGCTGCCGCCCCCCGTGTCGAGCTcattggcgaggagggatcCAAGGCTCTGGTTGCCGCCCAGGAGCAGGGCAAGCAGGCTGGTCTGGCCAACTATATCGAGTCTGCCGGTGTCGAGGCTGCGAagagggtgctggaggcCACTGGTGGCCTGCCACCTCTGCCGAGCGGGACGACGATGAGCAATGCCGAGGGGAAGTGGGATGTGCACAAGTACAagttggaagaggagcagaGCTATGGGGAGGA CTACCCCTGCAGAACCTTTGCCTAA
- a CDS encoding hypothetical protein (EggNog:ENOG503Q5CS; COG:S) — MASNHQTINSAEDPFDSLLHLETQFYTEGYNQGAADGVLAGRTEGRQLGLEKGYQKFLEAGRLYGRALVWANRLPNRSSSPPSKSLPASSEPVVPTETETEKKDLPPLSKNPRLEKHITTLYALVETESLSMENTDEAVNDFDDRIKRGQGKAKIIERMVGEKASGGEEAETASKGVTV; from the coding sequence ATGGCGTCAAATCACCAAACCATAAACTCCGCAGAAGACCCCttcgactccctcctccacctcgaaaCCCAGTTCTACACCGAAGGTTACAACCAAGGCGCCGCCGATGGAGTCCTCGCCGGTCGCACCGAGGGAAGACAGCTGGGTCTGGAAAAGGGCTACCAGAAATTCCTCGAAGCGGGAAGGTTGTACGGAAGGGCGTTAGTCTGGGCCAATCGACTGCCCAACCGTTCTTCTTCGCCACCGTCAAAATCACTACCGGCGTCATCAGAACCAGTTGTGCCAACAGAGACcgagacagaaaagaaagaccTCCCACCACTATCCAAGAACCCCAGGCTAGAGAAGCACATCACCACACTGTATGCCCTGGTTGAGACGGAAAGCTTGTCCATGGAGAACACAGACGAGGCGGTGAATGATTTTGATGATAGGATAAAGAGGGGCCAGGGGAAAGCGAAGATTATCGAGAGGATGGTCGGGGAGAAAGCAagcggaggggaggaggcagaaaCAGCAAGTAAGGGGGTCACTGTTTGA
- a CDS encoding hypothetical protein (EggNog:ENOG503NV63; COG:Q) translates to MSRPLEGKLAMITGSSRGIGAAIAENLASKGCNIALNYTSPSSTSIANDLAAQLTSSHNIKVVPIQADIGSPEGPAKLVQDVKSAFSSDNTFQIDIIINNAGIAQNALLPDVTIPQFEATYRVNVLGPLLLVQAAQPYLPKDRSGRIVNISSVSSSTGFVTQSVYGGTKAALEAMTRTWSRELAQNATVNAVNPGPVEGPMYASNAEVFLEGIEGWIKHTPLMKAQEGDVKDESLPDGTRAARTGEIAGVVGMLCGTEAGWITGQVVSANGGMVMLH, encoded by the exons ATGTCTCGCCCTCTCGAAGGCAAACTCGCCATGATAACCGGCTCATCGCGAG GCATTGGCGCAGCCATAGCCGAAAACCTCGCCTCCAAAGGCTGCAACATAGCCCTCAActacacctccccctcctctacCTCCATCGCGAACGACCTCGCCGCCCAgctcacctcctcccacaacaTTAAAGTCGTTCCCATCCAAGCAGACATTGGCAGCCCGGAAGGTCCCGCCAAACTTGTTCAAGATGTCAAATCTGCTTTCTCTTCAGACAACACCTTCCAAAtagacatcatcatcaacaacgccggcaTAGCCCAaaacgccctcctccccgacgTCACAATCCCCCAATTCGAAGCCACTTACCGCGTCAACGTTTTGGgtcctctccttctcgtccaagCCGCCCAGCCTTACCTCCCCAAGGATAGATCAGGCAGGATAGTCAACATCTcttccgtctcctcctctacCGGGTTCGTCACCCAGTCTGTCTACGGCGGGACCAAGGCTGCGTTGGAAGCAATGACACGGACGTGGTCGCGGGAGTTGGCGCAGAATGCCACGGTGAACGCAGTGAACCCTGGTCCGGTGGAGGGGCCGATGTACGCGAGTAATGCAGAGGTTTTCCTGGAGGGGATTGAGGGTTGGATCAAGCACACTCCGTTGATGAAAGCgcaggagggggatgtgaaGGATGAGAGTCTGCCGGACGggacgagggcggcgaggacgggGGAGATTGCGGGTGTGGTTGGGATGCTGTGTGGGACGGAGGCGGGGTGGATTACGGGACAGGTTGTTAGTGCTAATGGAGGGATGGTTATGCTTCATTAG
- the ARD1 gene encoding N-terminal acetyltransferase A complex catalytic subunit ard1 (EggNog:ENOG503NU74; COG:S): protein MDIRLLRPSDIPLIQHANLENLPENYFLKYYLYHALSWPQLSFVAVDVSRPAKTPYDYPKIVGYVLAKMEEEPTDGVQHGHITSLSVMRTHRRLGIAEKLMRQSQQAMVEAFNARYVSLHVRVSNQAAIHLYRNTLKFETEKTEPKYYADGEDAFCMKLDLDFIKQQILEAEKAEDEQDKKKNNGSEEKTKEDQDEGEPVGDVGRDPEQDKKVKVKVGRGLGVGELVERDESKH, encoded by the exons ATGgacatccgcctcctccgcccctccgacatccccctcatccagcaCGCCAACCTCGAGAACCTCCCCGAGAACTACTTCCTCAAGTACTACCTCTACCATGCCCTCTCCTGGCCCCAGCTCTCCTTCGTGGCAGTCGACGTCTCCCGCCCCGCAAAGACCCCCTATGACTACCCCAAGATCGTCGGCTATGTCCTCGCCAAAATGGAAGAAGAGCCCACGGACGGCGTCCAGCACGGccacatcacctccctcagcgTGATGCGCACCCACCGGAGGCTGGGTATCGCGGAAAAACTCATGAGACAGAGCC AACAAGCAATGGTGGAAGCCTTCAACGCCCGTTACGTCTCCCTCCACGTCCGCGTCTCCAACCAAGCCGCCATCCACCTCTACCGCAACACGCTCAAGTTCGAGACGGAAAAGACGGAGCCAAAGTACTACGCCGACGGGGAGGACGCGTTCTGCATGAAGCTTGATCTGGACTTTATCAAGCAGCAGAttttggaggcggagaaggccgaggatgagcaagacaagaaaaagaacaatGGCTCGGAAGAGAAGACGAAAGAAGACCAGGACGAGGGCGAGCCGGTGGGGGATGTGGGTAGGGATCCGGAACaggacaagaaggtcaaggtcaaggttgggagggggttaggggtaggggagttggtggagagggacgAGAGTAAACATTAG
- a CDS encoding hypothetical protein (EggNog:ENOG503P3QR; COG:S), whose protein sequence is MTSRRAPLEDIPPPPYSETDIYSSTSSGPSPTHPTPPATTSTLRRNSSNSDDTSTTYDGEIIYTPPLTPQSAQSNTAADLVAAPSSPVATSRPRRIPEAQAYFDSRSHSGVFVGAPTTVEITLAADPALTDVEAIAGIDRLTIGGGAGENGDITREDWMTFLNYLLPGFADRTNERVVDRKLRAEGVETGSEKGESDTRSQAEVFLLERIRGVGNRDGDGEGVGARRERVERVERMVREWNEGFWERRGVRVVVRYEGEGEREERMPGGWEERFDTPSGQGQQQARGQGGWMGRFSPFGGGNGAAAPSNINNNNNGKGFNFGGIKVDGERISIGNNFVVDGRTGHLKIGGIVADTNGISINGWNPGNMFGGRGGPHSLGGGPGGWCRPPGDAHGFQPPPIMPGMSCPPRWTWGGPGGRGACGGQRPERGQHHYFGRGGRGGWWNSRWGQGPREPEQPAQREREGEEGVGSVQPANQPAQGQDRGRTHQSPSKERRRSRSSSVSSISSRSSSSSESTIGSLPDYDDLKDTQLPVMKTYLSESLHHPEQQITRERVRQAKQQIREARRAPATEINEPVNMTQDRKALRREVKELMREWKQLKKEQKRQRRQLRKEKRQRRRQEKREKRQTKKEMRRAEKDFHRHGHRSGPLPVPHHGPPPPGPPPPHGPSHLFPQGFPPYMPPMPPMPPMPQTHPLGAPALPLAPQSEAPPSYRGLSFDAAANSPPTPTGFPLGRPGPLPPGAWPQESDNTTPPEPSAAKYKRADEIEDEITAKYSDLLSLQEKISGPGFLKAEDEKAAIGLEKEIEELAVEMERLRTEADEVFARELAREEESRHGLFMRAER, encoded by the coding sequence ATGACATCCCGGCGTGCTCCCCTCGAAgacatccctccccctccctacTCAGAAACAGACATCTACTCCAGCACGTCCTCTGGCCCATCTCCGACCCACCCGACACCGCCCGCCACCACATCAACCCTGCGAAGGAACTCATCCAACTCGGAcgacacctccaccacctacGACGGCGAGATTATTTACACCCCTCCTCTAACTCCCCAGTCGGCACAATCCAACACTGCTGCTGATCTTGTCGCTGCCCCCTCATCGCCGGTTGCTAcctctcgtcctcggcggATCCCAGAGGCGCAGGCATACTTCGACAGCCGGTCGCATTCGGGTGTTTTCGTCGGGGCCCCGACAACAGTTGAGATCACCCTCGCTGCTGACCCAGCTCTGACGGATGTAGAGGCCATCGCTGGGATCGACAGGTTGACtatcggtggtggtgctggtgagaATGGGGATATCACGCGGGAGGATTGGATGACGTTTCTGAATTATCTGCTGCCTGGGTTTGCGGATAGGACGAATGAACGGGTGGTGGATAGGAAACtgagggcggagggggttgagacTGGTagtgagaagggggagagtgATACTAGGAGTCAGGCCGAGGTTTTCTTGCTGGAGAGGATAAGGGGGGTTGGTAAtagggatggtgatggggagggggtcggggcgaggagggagagggtggagagggtggagaggatggtgagggagtggaatgaggggttttgggagaggaggggggtgagggttgttgttAGGTatgagggcgagggagagagggaggagaggatgcctgggggatgggaggagaggtttgaTACTCCTTCGGGGcagggacagcagcaggcgcGGGGGcaaggggggtggatgggacgATTTAGtccttttggtggtgggaatggtGCTGCTGCGCCTAGCAACATTAACAATAACAATAACGGCAAGGGGTTCAACTTTGGCGGAATCAaagttgatggggagaggattAGCATCGGGAATAATTTTGTGGTAGATGGTCGGACTGGCCATCTCAAGATCGGGGGCATAGTGGCTGATACTAATGGGATTAGCATCAATGGGTGGAATCCTGGGAATATGTTTGGTGGCAGAGGGGGGCCCCATagtcttggaggaggaccTGGTGGTTGGTGTCGTCCTCCGGGTGATGCCCATGGGTTTCAACCTCCACCAATCATGCCGGGGATGTCATGCCCGCCTCGATGGACTTGGGGTGGTcctggtgggagaggtgctTGCGGCGGACAGAGGCCCGAACGTGGACAACATCACTACTTTGGTCggggtggacgaggaggatggtggaacAGCCGTTGGGGACAAGGTCCGAGAGAACCAGAACAGCCAGCACAACGTGAAcgggaaggcgaggagggtgttggcagCGTTCAACCGGCCAACCAACCTGCTCAGGGCCAAGACCGTGGAAGGACACACCAGTCTCCTTCCAAAGAGCGCCGTCGCTCCCGGTCAAGCTCTGTATCGAGCATATCATCAAGGTCGTCCAGCAGTTCCGAGTCCACCATCGGTTCTCTACCCGACTATGACGACCTGAAAGACACCCAGCTGCCCGTCATGAAGACGTACCTCTCGGAgtccctccatcaccccgAACAACAGATCACACGGGAAAGAGTGCGTCAAGCAAAGCAACAGATCCGTGAGGCTCGCCGTGCCCCTGCCACAGAGATCAACGAGCCAGTCAACATGACACAGGACCGCAAGGCCCTGCGCCGTGAGGTTAAGGAGTTGATGCGAGAATGGAagcagctgaagaaggagcaaAAGCGTCAGCGCCGCCAGCTCCGCAAGGAGAAGCGTCAACGCCGAAGGCAAGAGAAGCGGGAGAAGCGTCAAACCAAAAAGGAGATGCGCCGGGCAGAGAAGGACTTTCACCGTCACGGTCATAGATCTGGTCCTCTTCCTGTTCCCCATCAtggtccaccaccgcctggccctccgcctccccatGGACCGTCTCATCTTTTTCCTCAGGGCTTTCCGCCTTACATGCCCCCGATGCCCCCGATGCCCCCAATGCCTCAAACACACCCCTTGGGCGCACCAGCTCTTCCCCTCGCCCCCCAATCCGAAGCACCCCCCTCCTACCGCGGTCTCTCCTTCGATGCCGCCGCCAATAgccccccaacacccactGGATTCCCCCTTGGCCGTCCCGGACCCCTACCGCCTGGAGCCTGGCCCCAAGAAAgtgacaacaccacacccccaGAGCCCTCAGCAGCAAAATACAAACGAGCCGATGAGATTGAGGATGAGATCACCGCCAAGTACTCGGATCTATTGAGCCTTCAAGAAAAGATCTCTGGTCCGGGATTCCTTAAGGCGGAGGACGAAAAGGCGGCGATCGGGCTGGaaaaggagattgaggagttgGCGGTGGAAATGGAGAGATTGAGGacggaggcggatgaggtgTTTGCGAGGgagctggcgagggaggaagagagtaGACATGGGTTGTTTATGAGGGCTGAaaggtga